Proteins found in one Geomonas subterranea genomic segment:
- a CDS encoding GTP-binding protein yields the protein MALVNQAKREINAKIVFFGPGQAGKGTSLRHVFNKLKPEFRGALKVMSVQGARMLFFDFTPPGDGNVDGFRVRFHLYTVSGPQVDPAAWKMVLKGADGVVFVADSAPQRLADNEASLKQLGEYLSGYGQSLGGIPAILQYNKSDLPDAAPLDQLERQLNPSRLVSFKTSSHTGDGVLQGLMALVKSVLTGLRAKGTEAISSGEGLQHMVESPAPAAPAHRAPDAPPAAPAPAQAPAVQATAAPAMAAPAQDALSLEIAGDPVTAGDLIRVPLTIRSGDREKTVVLTLSLGLSEE from the coding sequence ATGGCTCTTGTGAACCAGGCAAAACGCGAAATAAACGCGAAGATAGTATTTTTCGGGCCCGGGCAGGCGGGGAAGGGTACCAGCCTCCGGCACGTGTTCAACAAGCTGAAACCGGAATTCCGCGGTGCGTTGAAGGTCATGAGCGTGCAGGGCGCGCGCATGCTGTTCTTCGATTTCACCCCGCCCGGCGACGGCAACGTCGACGGCTTCCGGGTCCGGTTCCACCTCTACACCGTCTCGGGGCCGCAGGTCGATCCCGCCGCGTGGAAGATGGTCCTCAAGGGCGCCGACGGTGTCGTGTTCGTCGCGGACTCAGCGCCGCAGCGGCTAGCCGACAATGAAGCCTCGCTTAAACAGCTCGGGGAGTACTTGAGCGGGTACGGCCAGTCCTTGGGGGGCATCCCTGCGATCCTGCAGTACAACAAGAGCGATCTCCCCGACGCGGCTCCCCTGGACCAGCTGGAACGGCAGCTGAACCCGTCGCGCCTGGTGAGCTTCAAGACCAGCAGCCATACCGGCGATGGGGTCCTGCAGGGGCTCATGGCGCTGGTGAAGAGCGTTTTGACCGGGCTGCGTGCCAAAGGTACCGAGGCCATATCAAGCGGCGAAGGGCTGCAGCACATGGTGGAAAGTCCCGCTCCGGCGGCTCCGGCTCACCGTGCCCCGGACGCTCCCCCGGCTGCGCCCGCTCCCGCGCAGGCCCCTGCCGTGCAGGCAACGGCTGCCCCGGCCATGGCGGCACCCGCGCAAGATGCGCTTTCCCTGGAGATAGCTGGCGACCCGGTGACCGCCGGTGATCTGATCCGCGTTCCGCTCACCATCCGTAGCGGCGACCGGGAGAAGACCGTGGTGCTGACCCTGTCGCTCGGGCTTTCCGAGGAGTAG
- a CDS encoding MgtC/SapB family protein — protein MGPEFDVHMLCRLMLASFLGGLIGLEREIHGRPAGFRTHLLVSLGSCLFSITSLEIYRIFGNFSGSGPVGVDPGRVAAQVVTGIGFLGAGAIIRERASIRGLTTAACLWVAAALGVACGIGLFWLAVSVTLVALANLLLLKEVEKRLSRDTYVLVKVWGEDRGDFISRVYETMGASGIERMDAKLQRDMEHGVMFLEFQVKQPKTATSADLLARLSSIEGVKRVGID, from the coding sequence TTGGGGCCCGAATTCGATGTCCACATGTTGTGCCGCCTGATGCTCGCCTCGTTCCTGGGGGGGCTGATCGGCCTTGAGCGTGAGATCCACGGCCGTCCCGCCGGGTTCCGGACTCACCTGCTGGTCTCTCTCGGGTCGTGCCTTTTCAGCATCACCTCGCTGGAGATCTACCGCATCTTCGGCAATTTCAGCGGTAGCGGCCCGGTCGGCGTCGATCCCGGAAGGGTGGCCGCCCAGGTCGTCACCGGCATCGGTTTTCTTGGCGCCGGCGCCATCATCCGCGAGCGTGCCTCGATTCGCGGCCTTACCACCGCTGCCTGCCTCTGGGTCGCGGCGGCCCTTGGCGTCGCCTGCGGCATCGGCCTGTTCTGGCTGGCCGTTTCTGTGACCCTGGTGGCGCTTGCGAACCTGCTGCTGCTGAAGGAAGTGGAGAAGCGGCTGTCGCGCGACACCTACGTGCTGGTCAAGGTCTGGGGGGAGGACCGCGGCGATTTCATCTCGCGGGTCTACGAGACCATGGGGGCAAGCGGCATCGAACGAATGGACGCCAAGCTGCAAAGGGACATGGAACATGGCGTCATGTTCCTGGAGTTCCAGGTGAAACAACCCAAGACGGCGACCTCGGCAGACCTCCTGGCGCGGCTGAGCTCCATCGAGGGGGTGAAGAGGGTGGGAATCGACTGA